In a genomic window of Lycium ferocissimum isolate CSIRO_LF1 chromosome 9, AGI_CSIRO_Lferr_CH_V1, whole genome shotgun sequence:
- the LOC132030793 gene encoding reticulon-like protein B21 isoform X1 — MEVGNNRRRSTSSSRNNNGVVVATGSVWENRMKLDEVKGGFKVFSNNNNDETPNENDGKDCNFISGSNTQVDKKLDMGPKKTNIGVVGVSGKRKTWKTESSPIQIASKRSGLSKKLDEKCDLSKNLDEKCKDLSVSVDGVVGFTMKNGKAENFDGNQIQIASKRSDLSKNLGEKMWRKKNLGEKCKNLDEKCKDLSVSDNGVVGITKKTWKVESFDGNQIQIASKRSDLSKNLDEKCDLSKNLDEKSKDLSVSDNGVVGITRRTWKTESFDGNQIQIASKRSDLSKNLDEKSKDLSKNLGEKCKNLSVSADGVVGTTRKTWKSESLEGNSIQIASKRSDLSKNLEEKYKDLSKFFDDKCKDLSKNLDEKCKDVSVSGDGVCKKVPNQSKKNSELRKLKSESVNGNVKKSNLDVRILKKSNLEESSENLEGSIGIKKTKSEEFGMCEEKFITSNVVSEAKSANKLEKNLENEDDNEEWDDVLEDEIDEEIEKKSVDVKEIRVQEQNKPKKIVIEEKKFQYNNKRQIPVSSINKKQSPPTLIHAKIHPSPTRTKSVPVSDEFQSRKHSKLQSLVDLVMWRNVSKSALVFGIGTFVIISSSYTQDLNISFISVLSCLGLVYLAAIFLFRSLIHRRAVDIGESSEYVVGEEEAVWILKLILPFINEFLLKIRALFSGDPSTTMKMAVLLFLLAKFGSYITIWKLSKLGFFGVFVIPKVCSSYSTQLTSYGTFLIMYIRDAWESCNHKKAVGFAIFTLVWNFSSIIARIWAVFMLYVGFRYYQQTLMREDTTIKADDFLQGKIREQRQVGRKPNSMDTRKQKKAF; from the exons atggaagtggGCAATAATAGAAGAAGGAGCACGTCATCATCAAGAAATAATAATGGTGTTGTAGTAGCTACAGGTTCTGTTTGGGAAAATAGAATGAAACTTGATGAAGTAAAAGGTGGATTCAAAGTGtttagtaataacaataatgaTGAAACCccaaatgaaaatgatggtaaAGATTGTAACTTTATCAGTGGAAGTAACACTCAAGTGGATAAAAAGTTGGATATGGGACCAAAAAAGACTAATATTGGTGTTGTGGGGGTGAGTGGAAAGAGAAAAACTTGGAAAACTGAGAGTAGCCCAATTCAGATTGCTAGTAAAAGATCTGGTTTGAGcaaaaaattggatgaaaaatGTGATTTGAGCaaaaatttggatgaaaagtgtAAAGATTTGAGTGTTTCTGTTGatggggttgttggatttacaATGAAAAATGGGAAAGCTGAGAACTTTGATGGAAACCAAATTCAGATTGCTAGTAAAAGGTCTGATTTGAGCAAAAATTTGGGTGAAAAAA TgtggaggaaaaaaaatttgggtgaAAAGTGTaaaaatttggatgaaaagtgtAAAGATTTAAGTGTTTCTGATAATGGGGTTGTTGGGATTACAAAGAAAACTTGGAAAGTTGAGAGCTTTGATGGAAACCAAATTCAGATTGCTAGTAAAAGGTCTGATTTGAGCaaaaatttggatgaaaaatgtgaTTTGAGCaaaaatttggatgaaaagagtaAAGATTTGAGTGTTTCTGATAATGGGGTTGTTGGGATTACAAGGAGAACTTGGAAAACTGAGAGTTTTGATGGAAACCAAATTCAGATTGCTAGTAAAAGGTCTGATTTGAGCaaaaatttggatgaaaaaagTAAAGATTTGAGCAAAAATTTGGGTGAAAAGTGTAAAAATTTGAGTGTTTCTGCTGATGGGGTTGTTGGTACTACAAGGAAAACATGGAAATCTGAATCTTTAGAAGGAAACTCAATTCAGATTGCTAGTAAAAGGTCTGATTTGAgcaaaaatttggaagaaaagtaCAAAGATTTGAGCAAATTTTTTGATGATAAGTGTAAAGATTTGAGCaaaaatttggatgaaaagtgtAAAGATGTGAGTGTTTCTGGTGATGGAGTTTGTAAAAAAGTCCcaaatcaaagtaagaaaaactCTGAGCTGAGAAAACTGAAATCTGAGTCTGTTAATGGAAATGTGAAAAAATCCAATCTTGATGTAAGAATCTTGAAAAAATCCAATCTTGAAGAATCAAGTGAGAATCTTGAAGGGTCAATTGGTATTAAGAAGACAAAATCTGAGGAGTTTGGTATGTGTGAAGAGAAATTCATCACAAGTAATGTGGTATCTGAGGCCAAATCTgcaaataaattagaaaagaatcTTGAAAATGAAGATGATAATGAAGAATGGGATGATGTATTGGAAGATGAAATTGATGaggaaattgaaaagaaaagtgtTGATGTTAAAGAAATTAGAGTACAAGAACAGAATAAGCCTAAAAAGATTGTGATTGAAGAGAAGAAATTTCAGTACAATAATAAAAGGCAAATACCAGTTTCTTCAATTAACAAGAAACAGTCCCCTCCTACTTTAATCCATGCTAAAATTCATCCAAGCCCAACAAGAACCAAATCAG TTCCAGTTTCAGATGAATTCCAGTCTAGAAAACATAGCAAATTACAAAGCTTGG TTGACTTAGTGATGTGGAGAAATGTATCAAAATCTGCATTAGTCTTTGGAATTGGAACCTTTGTTATCATTTCATCTTCGTATACTCAAGATCTCAATATTAG TTTCATTTCTGTGCTCTCCTGCTTGGGTCTGGTCTATCTTGCTGCAATCTTTCTCTTTAGATCCCTCATTCACAG GAGAGCAGTTGATATTGGTGAATCAAGTGAGTATGTAGTAGGGGAAGAAGAAGCAGTGTGGATACTGAAATTGATACTTCCTTTTATAAATGAGTTTCTTTTGAAAATCAGAGCCCTTTTTTCTGGGGATCCTTCAACTACAATGAAG ATGGCAGTTTTGCTGTTTCTTTTGGCTAAGTTTGGCAGCTATATAACTATTTGGAAACTGTCTAAATTGG GCTTTTTTGGAGTTTTCGTCATACCAAAAGTTTGCTCTTCTTATTCCACACAATTAACCTCTTACg GTACATTTTTGATAATGTATATTAGAGATGCATGGGAATCATGTAATCACAAAAAAGCAGTTGGATTTGCAATCTTCACATTAGTATGGAATTTCTCTTCAATCATTGCCAGAATATGGGCAG TGTTCATGTTATATGTGGGCTTTAGGTACTATCAACAAACCTTGATGAGAGAAGACACTACAATTAAAGCTGATGATTTTTTGCAAGGGAAAATTAGAGAACAAAGACAAGTTGGGAGAAAGCCCAATTCAATGGACAcaagaaagcaaaagaaagcATTTTAA
- the LOC132030793 gene encoding reticulon-like protein B21 isoform X6, translating into MEVGNNRRRSTSSSRNNNGVVVATGSVWENRMKLDEVKGGFKVFSNNNNDETPNENDGKDCNFISGSNTQVDKKLDMGPKKTNIGVVGVSGKRKTWKTESSPIQIASKRSGLSKKLDEKCDLSKNLDEKCKDLSVSVDGVVGFTMKNGKAENFDGNQIQIASKSKDLSKNLGEKCKNLSVSADGVVGTTRKTWKSESLEGNSIQIASKRSDLSKNLEEKYKDLSKFFDDKCKDLSKNLDEKCKDVSVSGDGVCKKVPNQSKKNSELRKLKSESVNGNVKKSNLDVRILKKSNLEESSENLEGSIGIKKTKSEEFGMCEEKFITSNVVSEAKSANKLEKNLENEDDNEEWDDVLEDEIDEEIEKKSVDVKEIRVQEQNKPKKIVIEEKKFQYNNKRQIPVSSINKKQSPPTLIHAKIHPSPTRTKSVPVSDEFQSRKHSKLQSLVDLVMWRNVSKSALVFGIGTFVIISSSYTQDLNISFISVLSCLGLVYLAAIFLFRSLIHRRAVDIGESSEYVVGEEEAVWILKLILPFINEFLLKIRALFSGDPSTTMKMAVLLFLLAKFGSYITIWKLSKLGFFGVFVIPKVCSSYSTQLTSYGTFLIMYIRDAWESCNHKKAVGFAIFTLVWNFSSIIARIWAVFMLYVGFRYYQQTLMREDTTIKADDFLQGKIREQRQVGRKPNSMDTRKQKKAF; encoded by the exons atggaagtggGCAATAATAGAAGAAGGAGCACGTCATCATCAAGAAATAATAATGGTGTTGTAGTAGCTACAGGTTCTGTTTGGGAAAATAGAATGAAACTTGATGAAGTAAAAGGTGGATTCAAAGTGtttagtaataacaataatgaTGAAACCccaaatgaaaatgatggtaaAGATTGTAACTTTATCAGTGGAAGTAACACTCAAGTGGATAAAAAGTTGGATATGGGACCAAAAAAGACTAATATTGGTGTTGTGGGGGTGAGTGGAAAGAGAAAAACTTGGAAAACTGAGAGTAGCCCAATTCAGATTGCTAGTAAAAGATCTGGTTTGAGcaaaaaattggatgaaaaatGTGATTTGAGCaaaaatttggatgaaaagtgtAAAGATTTGAGTGTTTCTGTTGatggggttgttggatttacaATGAAAAATGGGAAAGCTGAGAACTTTGATGGAAACCAAATTCAGATTGCTAGTAAAAG TAAAGATTTGAGCAAAAATTTGGGTGAAAAGTGTAAAAATTTGAGTGTTTCTGCTGATGGGGTTGTTGGTACTACAAGGAAAACATGGAAATCTGAATCTTTAGAAGGAAACTCAATTCAGATTGCTAGTAAAAGGTCTGATTTGAgcaaaaatttggaagaaaagtaCAAAGATTTGAGCAAATTTTTTGATGATAAGTGTAAAGATTTGAGCaaaaatttggatgaaaagtgtAAAGATGTGAGTGTTTCTGGTGATGGAGTTTGTAAAAAAGTCCcaaatcaaagtaagaaaaactCTGAGCTGAGAAAACTGAAATCTGAGTCTGTTAATGGAAATGTGAAAAAATCCAATCTTGATGTAAGAATCTTGAAAAAATCCAATCTTGAAGAATCAAGTGAGAATCTTGAAGGGTCAATTGGTATTAAGAAGACAAAATCTGAGGAGTTTGGTATGTGTGAAGAGAAATTCATCACAAGTAATGTGGTATCTGAGGCCAAATCTgcaaataaattagaaaagaatcTTGAAAATGAAGATGATAATGAAGAATGGGATGATGTATTGGAAGATGAAATTGATGaggaaattgaaaagaaaagtgtTGATGTTAAAGAAATTAGAGTACAAGAACAGAATAAGCCTAAAAAGATTGTGATTGAAGAGAAGAAATTTCAGTACAATAATAAAAGGCAAATACCAGTTTCTTCAATTAACAAGAAACAGTCCCCTCCTACTTTAATCCATGCTAAAATTCATCCAAGCCCAACAAGAACCAAATCAG TTCCAGTTTCAGATGAATTCCAGTCTAGAAAACATAGCAAATTACAAAGCTTGG TTGACTTAGTGATGTGGAGAAATGTATCAAAATCTGCATTAGTCTTTGGAATTGGAACCTTTGTTATCATTTCATCTTCGTATACTCAAGATCTCAATATTAG TTTCATTTCTGTGCTCTCCTGCTTGGGTCTGGTCTATCTTGCTGCAATCTTTCTCTTTAGATCCCTCATTCACAG GAGAGCAGTTGATATTGGTGAATCAAGTGAGTATGTAGTAGGGGAAGAAGAAGCAGTGTGGATACTGAAATTGATACTTCCTTTTATAAATGAGTTTCTTTTGAAAATCAGAGCCCTTTTTTCTGGGGATCCTTCAACTACAATGAAG ATGGCAGTTTTGCTGTTTCTTTTGGCTAAGTTTGGCAGCTATATAACTATTTGGAAACTGTCTAAATTGG GCTTTTTTGGAGTTTTCGTCATACCAAAAGTTTGCTCTTCTTATTCCACACAATTAACCTCTTACg GTACATTTTTGATAATGTATATTAGAGATGCATGGGAATCATGTAATCACAAAAAAGCAGTTGGATTTGCAATCTTCACATTAGTATGGAATTTCTCTTCAATCATTGCCAGAATATGGGCAG TGTTCATGTTATATGTGGGCTTTAGGTACTATCAACAAACCTTGATGAGAGAAGACACTACAATTAAAGCTGATGATTTTTTGCAAGGGAAAATTAGAGAACAAAGACAAGTTGGGAGAAAGCCCAATTCAATGGACAcaagaaagcaaaagaaagcATTTTAA
- the LOC132030793 gene encoding reticulon-like protein B21 isoform X8 produces MEVGNNRRRSTSSSRNNNGVVVATGSVWENRMKLDEVKGGFKVFSNNNNDETPNENDGKDCNFISGSNTQVDKKLDMGPKKTNIGVVGVSGKRKTWKTESSPIQIASKRSGLSKKLDEKCDLSKNLDEKSDLSKNLEEKYKDLSKFFDDKCKDLSKNLDEKCKDVSVSGDGVCKKVPNQSKKNSELRKLKSESVNGNVKKSNLDVRILKKSNLEESSENLEGSIGIKKTKSEEFGMCEEKFITSNVVSEAKSANKLEKNLENEDDNEEWDDVLEDEIDEEIEKKSVDVKEIRVQEQNKPKKIVIEEKKFQYNNKRQIPVSSINKKQSPPTLIHAKIHPSPTRTKSVPVSDEFQSRKHSKLQSLVDLVMWRNVSKSALVFGIGTFVIISSSYTQDLNISFISVLSCLGLVYLAAIFLFRSLIHRRAVDIGESSEYVVGEEEAVWILKLILPFINEFLLKIRALFSGDPSTTMKMAVLLFLLAKFGSYITIWKLSKLGFFGVFVIPKVCSSYSTQLTSYGTFLIMYIRDAWESCNHKKAVGFAIFTLVWNFSSIIARIWAVFMLYVGFRYYQQTLMREDTTIKADDFLQGKIREQRQVGRKPNSMDTRKQKKAF; encoded by the exons atggaagtggGCAATAATAGAAGAAGGAGCACGTCATCATCAAGAAATAATAATGGTGTTGTAGTAGCTACAGGTTCTGTTTGGGAAAATAGAATGAAACTTGATGAAGTAAAAGGTGGATTCAAAGTGtttagtaataacaataatgaTGAAACCccaaatgaaaatgatggtaaAGATTGTAACTTTATCAGTGGAAGTAACACTCAAGTGGATAAAAAGTTGGATATGGGACCAAAAAAGACTAATATTGGTGTTGTGGGGGTGAGTGGAAAGAGAAAAACTTGGAAAACTGAGAGTAGCCCAATTCAGATTGCTAGTAAAAGATCTGGTTTGAGcaaaaaattggatgaaaaatGTGATTTGAGCaaaaatttggatgaaaa GTCTGATTTGAgcaaaaatttggaagaaaagtaCAAAGATTTGAGCAAATTTTTTGATGATAAGTGTAAAGATTTGAGCaaaaatttggatgaaaagtgtAAAGATGTGAGTGTTTCTGGTGATGGAGTTTGTAAAAAAGTCCcaaatcaaagtaagaaaaactCTGAGCTGAGAAAACTGAAATCTGAGTCTGTTAATGGAAATGTGAAAAAATCCAATCTTGATGTAAGAATCTTGAAAAAATCCAATCTTGAAGAATCAAGTGAGAATCTTGAAGGGTCAATTGGTATTAAGAAGACAAAATCTGAGGAGTTTGGTATGTGTGAAGAGAAATTCATCACAAGTAATGTGGTATCTGAGGCCAAATCTgcaaataaattagaaaagaatcTTGAAAATGAAGATGATAATGAAGAATGGGATGATGTATTGGAAGATGAAATTGATGaggaaattgaaaagaaaagtgtTGATGTTAAAGAAATTAGAGTACAAGAACAGAATAAGCCTAAAAAGATTGTGATTGAAGAGAAGAAATTTCAGTACAATAATAAAAGGCAAATACCAGTTTCTTCAATTAACAAGAAACAGTCCCCTCCTACTTTAATCCATGCTAAAATTCATCCAAGCCCAACAAGAACCAAATCAG TTCCAGTTTCAGATGAATTCCAGTCTAGAAAACATAGCAAATTACAAAGCTTGG TTGACTTAGTGATGTGGAGAAATGTATCAAAATCTGCATTAGTCTTTGGAATTGGAACCTTTGTTATCATTTCATCTTCGTATACTCAAGATCTCAATATTAG TTTCATTTCTGTGCTCTCCTGCTTGGGTCTGGTCTATCTTGCTGCAATCTTTCTCTTTAGATCCCTCATTCACAG GAGAGCAGTTGATATTGGTGAATCAAGTGAGTATGTAGTAGGGGAAGAAGAAGCAGTGTGGATACTGAAATTGATACTTCCTTTTATAAATGAGTTTCTTTTGAAAATCAGAGCCCTTTTTTCTGGGGATCCTTCAACTACAATGAAG ATGGCAGTTTTGCTGTTTCTTTTGGCTAAGTTTGGCAGCTATATAACTATTTGGAAACTGTCTAAATTGG GCTTTTTTGGAGTTTTCGTCATACCAAAAGTTTGCTCTTCTTATTCCACACAATTAACCTCTTACg GTACATTTTTGATAATGTATATTAGAGATGCATGGGAATCATGTAATCACAAAAAAGCAGTTGGATTTGCAATCTTCACATTAGTATGGAATTTCTCTTCAATCATTGCCAGAATATGGGCAG TGTTCATGTTATATGTGGGCTTTAGGTACTATCAACAAACCTTGATGAGAGAAGACACTACAATTAAAGCTGATGATTTTTTGCAAGGGAAAATTAGAGAACAAAGACAAGTTGGGAGAAAGCCCAATTCAATGGACAcaagaaagcaaaagaaagcATTTTAA
- the LOC132030793 gene encoding reticulon-like protein B21 isoform X2, translating into MEVGNNRRRSTSSSRNNNGVVVATGSVWENRMKLDEVKGGFKVFSNNNNDETPNENDGKDCNFISGSNTQVDKKLDMGPKKTNIGVVGVSGKRKTWKTESSPIQIASKRSGLSKKLDEKCDLSKNLDEKCKDLSVSVDGVVGFTMKNGKAENFDGNQIQIASKRSDLSKNLVWRKKNLGEKCKNLDEKCKDLSVSDNGVVGITKKTWKVESFDGNQIQIASKRSDLSKNLDEKCDLSKNLDEKSKDLSVSDNGVVGITRRTWKTESFDGNQIQIASKRSDLSKNLDEKSKDLSKNLGEKCKNLSVSADGVVGTTRKTWKSESLEGNSIQIASKRSDLSKNLEEKYKDLSKFFDDKCKDLSKNLDEKCKDVSVSGDGVCKKVPNQSKKNSELRKLKSESVNGNVKKSNLDVRILKKSNLEESSENLEGSIGIKKTKSEEFGMCEEKFITSNVVSEAKSANKLEKNLENEDDNEEWDDVLEDEIDEEIEKKSVDVKEIRVQEQNKPKKIVIEEKKFQYNNKRQIPVSSINKKQSPPTLIHAKIHPSPTRTKSVPVSDEFQSRKHSKLQSLVDLVMWRNVSKSALVFGIGTFVIISSSYTQDLNISFISVLSCLGLVYLAAIFLFRSLIHRRAVDIGESSEYVVGEEEAVWILKLILPFINEFLLKIRALFSGDPSTTMKMAVLLFLLAKFGSYITIWKLSKLGFFGVFVIPKVCSSYSTQLTSYGTFLIMYIRDAWESCNHKKAVGFAIFTLVWNFSSIIARIWAVFMLYVGFRYYQQTLMREDTTIKADDFLQGKIREQRQVGRKPNSMDTRKQKKAF; encoded by the exons atggaagtggGCAATAATAGAAGAAGGAGCACGTCATCATCAAGAAATAATAATGGTGTTGTAGTAGCTACAGGTTCTGTTTGGGAAAATAGAATGAAACTTGATGAAGTAAAAGGTGGATTCAAAGTGtttagtaataacaataatgaTGAAACCccaaatgaaaatgatggtaaAGATTGTAACTTTATCAGTGGAAGTAACACTCAAGTGGATAAAAAGTTGGATATGGGACCAAAAAAGACTAATATTGGTGTTGTGGGGGTGAGTGGAAAGAGAAAAACTTGGAAAACTGAGAGTAGCCCAATTCAGATTGCTAGTAAAAGATCTGGTTTGAGcaaaaaattggatgaaaaatGTGATTTGAGCaaaaatttggatgaaaagtgtAAAGATTTGAGTGTTTCTGTTGatggggttgttggatttacaATGAAAAATGGGAAAGCTGAGAACTTTGATGGAAACCAAATTCAGATTGCTAGTAAAAGGTCTGATTTGAGCAAAAATTTGG TgtggaggaaaaaaaatttgggtgaAAAGTGTaaaaatttggatgaaaagtgtAAAGATTTAAGTGTTTCTGATAATGGGGTTGTTGGGATTACAAAGAAAACTTGGAAAGTTGAGAGCTTTGATGGAAACCAAATTCAGATTGCTAGTAAAAGGTCTGATTTGAGCaaaaatttggatgaaaaatgtgaTTTGAGCaaaaatttggatgaaaagagtaAAGATTTGAGTGTTTCTGATAATGGGGTTGTTGGGATTACAAGGAGAACTTGGAAAACTGAGAGTTTTGATGGAAACCAAATTCAGATTGCTAGTAAAAGGTCTGATTTGAGCaaaaatttggatgaaaaaagTAAAGATTTGAGCAAAAATTTGGGTGAAAAGTGTAAAAATTTGAGTGTTTCTGCTGATGGGGTTGTTGGTACTACAAGGAAAACATGGAAATCTGAATCTTTAGAAGGAAACTCAATTCAGATTGCTAGTAAAAGGTCTGATTTGAgcaaaaatttggaagaaaagtaCAAAGATTTGAGCAAATTTTTTGATGATAAGTGTAAAGATTTGAGCaaaaatttggatgaaaagtgtAAAGATGTGAGTGTTTCTGGTGATGGAGTTTGTAAAAAAGTCCcaaatcaaagtaagaaaaactCTGAGCTGAGAAAACTGAAATCTGAGTCTGTTAATGGAAATGTGAAAAAATCCAATCTTGATGTAAGAATCTTGAAAAAATCCAATCTTGAAGAATCAAGTGAGAATCTTGAAGGGTCAATTGGTATTAAGAAGACAAAATCTGAGGAGTTTGGTATGTGTGAAGAGAAATTCATCACAAGTAATGTGGTATCTGAGGCCAAATCTgcaaataaattagaaaagaatcTTGAAAATGAAGATGATAATGAAGAATGGGATGATGTATTGGAAGATGAAATTGATGaggaaattgaaaagaaaagtgtTGATGTTAAAGAAATTAGAGTACAAGAACAGAATAAGCCTAAAAAGATTGTGATTGAAGAGAAGAAATTTCAGTACAATAATAAAAGGCAAATACCAGTTTCTTCAATTAACAAGAAACAGTCCCCTCCTACTTTAATCCATGCTAAAATTCATCCAAGCCCAACAAGAACCAAATCAG TTCCAGTTTCAGATGAATTCCAGTCTAGAAAACATAGCAAATTACAAAGCTTGG TTGACTTAGTGATGTGGAGAAATGTATCAAAATCTGCATTAGTCTTTGGAATTGGAACCTTTGTTATCATTTCATCTTCGTATACTCAAGATCTCAATATTAG TTTCATTTCTGTGCTCTCCTGCTTGGGTCTGGTCTATCTTGCTGCAATCTTTCTCTTTAGATCCCTCATTCACAG GAGAGCAGTTGATATTGGTGAATCAAGTGAGTATGTAGTAGGGGAAGAAGAAGCAGTGTGGATACTGAAATTGATACTTCCTTTTATAAATGAGTTTCTTTTGAAAATCAGAGCCCTTTTTTCTGGGGATCCTTCAACTACAATGAAG ATGGCAGTTTTGCTGTTTCTTTTGGCTAAGTTTGGCAGCTATATAACTATTTGGAAACTGTCTAAATTGG GCTTTTTTGGAGTTTTCGTCATACCAAAAGTTTGCTCTTCTTATTCCACACAATTAACCTCTTACg GTACATTTTTGATAATGTATATTAGAGATGCATGGGAATCATGTAATCACAAAAAAGCAGTTGGATTTGCAATCTTCACATTAGTATGGAATTTCTCTTCAATCATTGCCAGAATATGGGCAG TGTTCATGTTATATGTGGGCTTTAGGTACTATCAACAAACCTTGATGAGAGAAGACACTACAATTAAAGCTGATGATTTTTTGCAAGGGAAAATTAGAGAACAAAGACAAGTTGGGAGAAAGCCCAATTCAATGGACAcaagaaagcaaaagaaagcATTTTAA